A single genomic interval of Ictalurus furcatus strain D&B chromosome 20, Billie_1.0, whole genome shotgun sequence harbors:
- the LOC128624310 gene encoding vitamin K-dependent protein C isoform X1: MIYIINNNEDLGVVVSAATMARTPFPCLALIFLWAASAVCMSVFYSSPKAHMLLRSRRDNFWLEELKPASLERECLEERCDFEEAREIYQTREATLEFWMVYTDGNQCIPNACKNGFCVDQYRSYICSCNPGFEGKYCDLLSTHANCSVENGGCDHDCHERPDKTGRYCSCINGYTLHDDSKQCVPKNQQSCGQILISRSFYSTKSFKGLQPWLYGGEVGKKGESPWQALILNSQGKFHCSGVLIDENWVLTAAHCLEKFSRFGVRLGDYKRLKFEESEVNRYVVKIVPHPKYNSLTVDNDIALLRLESPVAFSTYIVPACLPSRDLAERVLHLNGTMMVVTGWGKDKEGTMTYSSDLKHISLPLVEQSECAHYMVNNLTENMLCAGSIGSTKDACKGDSGGPMMTLYRNTWFLIGLVSWGEVCGNTDKLGVYTKVSNYMEWIDSVKNKL, encoded by the exons atgatttatataataaataataacgaGGATTTGGGCGTTGTTGTGTCTGCAGCGACCATGGCGAGGACACCTTTCCCCTGCTTGGCATTGATTTTCCTCTGGGCTGCTTCTGCTGTCTGTATGTCAG TTTTTTACAGCAGTCCAAAGGCACACATGCTCCTACGCTCCAGAAGGGACAATTTCTGGCTAGAGGAACTCAAGCCTGCATCTTTGGAGCGAGAGTGCCTTGAAGAGCGGTGTGACTTTGAGGAAGCTAGAGAGATCTACCAGACCAGAGAGGCCACA TTAGAGTTCTGGATGGTGTATACAG ATGGGAACCAGTGTATCCCAAATGCCTGCAAGAACGGATTTTGTGTGGATCAGTACCGGTCCTACATTTGCTCCTGCAACCCTGGCTTTGAAGGAAAATACTGTGATCTAC TTAGCACGCACGCCAACTGCTCGGTGGAGAACGGAGGCTGTGATCACGACTGCCACGAGAGGCCAGACAAGACAGGACGTTACTGCAGCTGTATTAATGGATACACACTCCATGATGACTCCAAACAGTGTGTTCCAAAAA ATCAACAGTCTTGCGGACAGATTTTGATCTCTAGGTCATTCTACTCAACAAAGTCCTTTAAAGGTCTACAACCTTGGCTTTATGGTGGTGAAGTGGGCAAAAAGGGAGAGAGTCCTTGGCAG GCTCTTATCTTGAATTCCCAAGGAAAATTTCACTGTAGCGGTGTCTTGATCGATGAAAACTGGGttctcactgctgctcactgtcTTGAGAAATTCAGCCGCTTCGGTGTCAGactgg GAGACTACAAACGTTTGAAGTTTGAAGAATCCGAGGTCAACCGTTATGTGGTCAAAATTGTCCCGCACCCAAAATACAATAGCCTAACGGTGGACAACGACATAGCTCTGCTGCGTTTGGAGTCACCCGTAGCGTTCAGCACGTACATCGTCCCTGCCTGTCTGCCGAGTCGAGACCTGGCCGAGCGCGTGCTCCACCTCAACGGCACCATGATGGTAGTGACAGGCTGGGGCAAGGACAAAGAAGGGACAATGACATACAGCTCGGATCTCAAACACATCAGCCTGCCACTGGTGGAGCAATCCGAGTGCGCACACTACATGGTCAACAACCTGACGGAGAACATGCTGTGCGCCGGCAGCATCGGGAGTACCAAGGACGCATGCAAGGGTGACAGTGGCGGCCCCATGATGACTCTATACCGCAACACGTGGTTCCTCATCGGCCTCGTATCCTGGGGCGAGGTCTGTGGCAACACGGACAAACTGGGCGTCTACACCAAAGTCTCCAATTACATGGAGTGGAtcgatagcgtgaaaaataaGCTGTGA
- the LOC128624315 gene encoding vitamin K-dependent protein C yields MAKTPFLCLALIFLWAASAVCMSVFHSSPEAHMLLRSRRANSLLEEFKSPSLERECMEERCDFEEAKEIYRTKEATLKFWTIYEDSIKANCSVDNGGCDHDCHERKDNIGRYCSCINGYTVQEDFKQCVPKNQRSCGQILIAKSFYRPKPIEGLQPWLVGGEVGKRGESPWQALILNSKGKFHCGGVLIDEFWVLTAAHCLEGFSRFAVRLGDYKRFEFEGSEVTLPVVKTVPHPKYNSLKADNDIALLRLESPVKFSTYIVPACLPSRDLAERVLHLNGTMTVVTGWGTDKEGTVPYSSDLKHISVPLVEQSECAHHMVNNLTQNVLCAGSIGSIKDACSGDSGGPMMTLYHNTWFLIGLVSWGEGCGNTDKLGIYTKVSNYVEWIDSVKKQP; encoded by the exons ATGGCGAAGACACCGTTCCTCTGCTTGGCATTGATTTTCCTCTGGGCTGCTTCTGCAGTCTGTATGTCAG tttttcacagcaGTCCAGAGGCGCACATGCTCCTGCGCTCCAGAAGGGCCAATTCCCTTCTGGAGGAATTCAAGTCTCCATCTTTGGAGCGAGAGTGTATGGAAGAGCGTTGTGACTTTGAAGAGGCTAAAGAGATCTACCGGACCAAGGAGGCCACG TTAAAGTTCTGGACTATTTatgaag ATAGCATCAAAGCGAACTGCTCGGTGGACAACGGAGGCTGTGATCACGACTGCCACGAGAGGAAAGACAACATAGGACGCTACTGCAGCTGTATTAATGGATACACAGTCCAGGAAGACTTCAAACAGTGTGTTCCAAAAA ATCAGCGGTCTTGCGGACAGATTTTGATCGCTAAGTCGTTCTACAGACCAAAGCCCATTGAAGGTCTACAACCTTGGCTCGTTGGTGGTGAAGTTGGCAAAAGGGGAGAGAGTCCTTGGCAG GCTCTTATCTTGAATTCCAAAGGAAAATTTCACTGTGGAGGCGTCTTGATTGATGAATTCTGGGttctcactgctgctcactgtcTTGAAGGATTCAGCCGCTTCGCCGTCAGACTGG GTGACTACAAACGTTTTGAGTTCGAAGGATCCGAGGTCACCCTTCCTGTGGTGAAAACTGTCCCGCACCCAAAATACAATAGCCTGAAGGCAGACAACGACATAGCTCTGCTGCGTTTGGAGTCGCCCGTAAAGTTCAGCACGTACATCGTCCCTGCCTGTCTGCCGAGTCGAGACCTGGCCGAGCGCGTGCTCCACCTCAACGGCACCATGACGGTGGTGACAGGCTGGGGCACGGATAAAGAAGGGACAGTGCCGTACAGCTCGGATCTCAAACACATCAGCGTGCCACTGGTGGAGCAATCCGAGTGCGCGCACCACATGGTCAACAACCTGACGCAGAACGTGCTGTGCGCCGGCAGCATCGGTAGCATCAAGGACGCGTGCAGTGGTGACAGCGGCGGCCCCATGATGACTCTATACCACAACACGTGGTTCCTCATCGGCCTCGTATCCTGGGGCGAGGGCTGTGGCAACACGGACAAACTGGGCATCTACACCAAAGTCTCCAATTACGTGGAGTGGATCGATAGCGTGAAAAAGCAGCCATGA
- the LOC128624310 gene encoding vitamin K-dependent protein C isoform X2: MARTPFPCLALIFLWAASAVCMSVFYSSPKAHMLLRSRRDNFWLEELKPASLERECLEERCDFEEAREIYQTREATLEFWMVYTDGNQCIPNACKNGFCVDQYRSYICSCNPGFEGKYCDLLSTHANCSVENGGCDHDCHERPDKTGRYCSCINGYTLHDDSKQCVPKNQQSCGQILISRSFYSTKSFKGLQPWLYGGEVGKKGESPWQALILNSQGKFHCSGVLIDENWVLTAAHCLEKFSRFGVRLGDYKRLKFEESEVNRYVVKIVPHPKYNSLTVDNDIALLRLESPVAFSTYIVPACLPSRDLAERVLHLNGTMMVVTGWGKDKEGTMTYSSDLKHISLPLVEQSECAHYMVNNLTENMLCAGSIGSTKDACKGDSGGPMMTLYRNTWFLIGLVSWGEVCGNTDKLGVYTKVSNYMEWIDSVKNKL; encoded by the exons ATGGCGAGGACACCTTTCCCCTGCTTGGCATTGATTTTCCTCTGGGCTGCTTCTGCTGTCTGTATGTCAG TTTTTTACAGCAGTCCAAAGGCACACATGCTCCTACGCTCCAGAAGGGACAATTTCTGGCTAGAGGAACTCAAGCCTGCATCTTTGGAGCGAGAGTGCCTTGAAGAGCGGTGTGACTTTGAGGAAGCTAGAGAGATCTACCAGACCAGAGAGGCCACA TTAGAGTTCTGGATGGTGTATACAG ATGGGAACCAGTGTATCCCAAATGCCTGCAAGAACGGATTTTGTGTGGATCAGTACCGGTCCTACATTTGCTCCTGCAACCCTGGCTTTGAAGGAAAATACTGTGATCTAC TTAGCACGCACGCCAACTGCTCGGTGGAGAACGGAGGCTGTGATCACGACTGCCACGAGAGGCCAGACAAGACAGGACGTTACTGCAGCTGTATTAATGGATACACACTCCATGATGACTCCAAACAGTGTGTTCCAAAAA ATCAACAGTCTTGCGGACAGATTTTGATCTCTAGGTCATTCTACTCAACAAAGTCCTTTAAAGGTCTACAACCTTGGCTTTATGGTGGTGAAGTGGGCAAAAAGGGAGAGAGTCCTTGGCAG GCTCTTATCTTGAATTCCCAAGGAAAATTTCACTGTAGCGGTGTCTTGATCGATGAAAACTGGGttctcactgctgctcactgtcTTGAGAAATTCAGCCGCTTCGGTGTCAGactgg GAGACTACAAACGTTTGAAGTTTGAAGAATCCGAGGTCAACCGTTATGTGGTCAAAATTGTCCCGCACCCAAAATACAATAGCCTAACGGTGGACAACGACATAGCTCTGCTGCGTTTGGAGTCACCCGTAGCGTTCAGCACGTACATCGTCCCTGCCTGTCTGCCGAGTCGAGACCTGGCCGAGCGCGTGCTCCACCTCAACGGCACCATGATGGTAGTGACAGGCTGGGGCAAGGACAAAGAAGGGACAATGACATACAGCTCGGATCTCAAACACATCAGCCTGCCACTGGTGGAGCAATCCGAGTGCGCACACTACATGGTCAACAACCTGACGGAGAACATGCTGTGCGCCGGCAGCATCGGGAGTACCAAGGACGCATGCAAGGGTGACAGTGGCGGCCCCATGATGACTCTATACCGCAACACGTGGTTCCTCATCGGCCTCGTATCCTGGGGCGAGGTCTGTGGCAACACGGACAAACTGGGCGTCTACACCAAAGTCTCCAATTACATGGAGTGGAtcgatagcgtgaaaaataaGCTGTGA
- the dusp28 gene encoding dual specificity phosphatase 28, giving the protein MLQLCKVTDSLFISNARSACTDELLQKEAVTLCINVSKQQPCPSARVSTLRVPAYDDPNEDLRAHFDRCADVILSEAARGGRTVVYCKNGRSRSATICIAYLMKHQSLSLTEAYELVKSARSVVEPNPGFWAQLERYEQDLKSTRSARSSLNISPS; this is encoded by the exons atgctGCAGCTGTGTAAGGTTACAGACTCGCTGTTCATCAGCAATGCTCGCTCAGCCTGCACTGATGAGCTCCTCCAGAAGGAGGCAGTGACCCTCTGCATCAACGTGTCCAAGCAGCAGCCCTGTCCTTCAGCCCGGGTCAGCACTCTGCGCGTGCCCGCCTACGACGATCCCAACGAGGACCTGCGCGCGCACTTCGACCGCTGTGCTGATGTCATACTCAGTGAAGCTGCGCGCGGCGGCCGCACCGTCGTCTACTGCAAAAATGGCCGCAGCCGCTCGGCTACAATATGCATCGCCTACCTCATGAAACACCAAAGCTTGTCCTTAACCGAGGCGTATGAG TTGGTGAAAAGTGCTCGATCGGTGGTGGAGCCAAACCCTGGCTTTTGGGCTCAGCTGGAGCGATACGAGCAGGACCTGAAGAGCACGAGGTCAGCAAGGAGCAGTTTGAACATCTCTCCATCTTAA